The window TGTGAGCGCAGGCTGGGGAAAGGTCGCGGCGCTCGATCACTCGCGGGTTGGACTGGCCGGATTCAACGGGCATCCCTCCTATAGAGCGATGGGTGCAGGTCCACTCGGCGCCGCGGAGAATGCGCGACGCCACCGCCCGAATTGGTTCAAGCTACATGCTTGGTGCGCCGCATCCGGCGCCGGACTGGACGGAGACCGGTTCCGATCGTCGCCAGTCCGGATCCCACCAGTGCCGACGTCACCAGCTGTGGGTGATGTAGGCAGGCGGCGGTGCTGTAGTACTCGGGAAGTTCGCGGCTCACCGGAGTAGCAACTTGGCGATGCTGTTGGCGGCGTAAGTTGTGGCGGACGCCAGTTCGTCCAATCGGCTTTCGATGCGTCGGCTGGGCCCGCCGATGGCCAGGCATGCCGCGAGACTCTTACCAACAACAATGCCTGAGGCGACGGCGCTGAGGTCGGGGAAGGTGTCACCGTGGTTGAAGGCAACGCCGGTGGCCCGGGCTTCGATGATTTCGGCGCGCAAGCCCTCTTGCTTCGACGGGTGAATGTGCTCGCGGATGTAGAGGTCGATCTGCTCGTCATCACGCTGGGCGAGGTAGAGCTTCTCGATGGACGACGGGTGGTCGCTGGGAGGACGAACTCGTGGCGGTGAATACCTCACAACTTGATTGGACTCCACATTGTGCAGATAGATGAGGGTCTCACCGACCACGCGACCCAACATGACCGTCTCCTCGAACTGCCGCACAAGGTCGTCCATGAAGGGCTGCGCTATCGGCACGATCGACGGGCTGTCGACAGCGGCGAGGGCGCCGATAGACGGGCCGGTACGGTAGCGCGACCCGTCGTATGTGAGATAGCCGCGGAAGACCAGTGCCTTGAGCAGTGGGTGGAGTGATGACTTGGCAGCCCCCATCTGGTGTGCCAGCTCGCCCAGAGTAATTCCGTCCTTGGACGCCGCCGCGAGTTCCAGCGCGTGCAGCGCCCGGGAGACTGCTCGGTGTCCCTCGCTGTCGGCCATACCCACCCCTCCTGTGTCATCCTGTCGGCCCGTGATTTCGACGGCGAGTCTATCTGTCCCCTGCGGGAGCGGACGCTCCAGCAAACAGGTCGGCGTCGGCGGTCGCCACGATTCCGCGGCGAAGGAAATCGTCAATCTGCTTCTCGTCGTGGCCGAGCTCGGCAAGCAGTTGCCGCGAGTGCTGCCCCAGGGCCGGGACCGGGCGCACCGGGTACTCCTTACCGCGCTCGGTGATCACCTGGCGCAGGGTCGGCACAGGCCCGACGGGCGTGGGTGTTTCGACCCACCGGCCCCGCTCCACCAACTGCGGGTGCTCGGCCACCACCGCGAGATTGTTGACGCGGGCGCAGGCGATCCCGTTCTGATCGAGCAGCTCAGTGAGCTCGCCGGCGGTGAATCTCCGGCACGTGTCGGCGACGAGCGCGTCGACCTCGTCGCGGCACCCTGCCCGGGCCACGTTGGTGGCGTACCGCGGGTCGGAGACCAGCTCCAGGCGTCCCATCACGTGCTCGGCGAAGCGTGCCCACTCGCGGTCGTTCTGGATGCCGATGACCACCGGTGTGTCTTGTGTGGCGTACTCGCCGTAGGGCACCAGCGAGGGGTGGCCGAGGCTGATCCGCTCGGCCGGGCTGCCGTGGTGCTGGGCGTAGTAGATGTGGTTGGCGATGAAGTCGGTCATTGCGTCGATCATCGCGACGTCGACCACGGTTCCCGATCCGGTGCGCTCACGTTGGAACAGGCCCATCATCGCCGCCGAGGTCATGTACATGCCGCTGGCGACGTCGGCGGCCGAGAAGCCGGGTTTGACCATCAGGTCCTTGGTGCCGGTGACGGCTACGGCTCCGGACTCCGCTTGTACCAGGGCGTCGTAGGCACGCTTGCCGGCATAGGGGCCTGGCGTGCCATACCCGGAGTTGGATACCACGATCAGGCGCGGGTTGCGGTGGGTCAGCTCGTCGGCACCCAGGCCGAGCCGCTCGACGGCCCCGGGGCTCATGTTCTGCATGAAAACGTCGGCGGACGCGAGTAACTCCAGCATGATTTGGCGGCCCTCGGGCGATTTGAGGTCGAGCGCCAGTGATTCCTTGCCGCGGCCCGTCCACAGGAACACACTGGACATCTCGCCGGCCACGGCGGCGTCGTATCCGCGGGCGAAGTCGCCACCGTCGATTCGCTCGACCTTGATCACCCGCGCCCCGAGATCGGCGAGCTGCCGGGTGGCGATGGGTACGGCGACGGCATGCTCGAGTGCGACGACGGTGACGCCTGTCAGCGGTAGATTCTCTTGCTTCGCCTGTGTGGTGGGAATGGTTGTAGTGGAGATAGTCTGGGTCATTGGGTTGCCTTTTCGGGTTGGCGGTCGGTTACGTGTCGGGTACGGCGCGCGCGCACGGAACGCACGGCCATCACCCCGATGAACACGACCGCGAGGGCCAACATGGTGCCGGAGATCGGTCGGGTGACGAAGACGGTGACGTCGCCGCCGCTGATGAGCAGCGTTTGGCGAATGGCGGGCTCGAGCAGCACTCCGAGAACGAAGGCGAGCACCAGCGGGCCGGGCTCGAAGCCGAGCTTGCGCATGACGTACCCGAGGACACCGAAGACGAGCACCACCCACAGGTCGAAGATGCTGTTGTTGATGCTAAAGACCCCGAGCATGGTGACCACGACGGCGAGGGCGACGAGGATCGCGACGCGTACGTCGAGAATTCGGATGAATACCCGCACCAGTGGCAGATTCAGCACCAGCAGAATCACGTTGCCGACGACCATCGAGGCGATTACTCCCCAGAAGATGTCGGGGTGCTCGTTCATCAGCTGAGGACCGGGGGTCACGCCCTGAATGAGCAACGCGCCCAGAATCAATGCGAGCACGGGGTTCGGTGGCAGGCCCAGGGTGAGCAAGGGGATGAAGGACGACTGCGAACCCGCGTTGTTGGCGGTCTCGGGGCCGGCGACGCCCTCGATGGCGCCGCGGCCGAAGCGTTCCGGATTCTTCGACCGCCGCTTCTCTGTCGCGTACGACGCGAGCGAGGCCACCATGCCACCGCCACCGGGCACCAGCCCGAGAACGAACCCGATCAGGCTGCCGCGGGCGATCGGTCCGCGGGACTGGCGCAGCTCGGCTCGCGACGGGAGCACATGGCCGACACGGGCGACGGTGCCGGCTGGCTGGCGCGAGTGCTCGAGGGTGTACAACAGCTCGCCGAGCCCGAAGAGCCCCATGGCGACCGCGACGAAGTCCAGTCCGTTGAGCAACTCGAGGCTGCCGAACGTGAAGCGCGCACTGCCCTCGATCGAATCCTGCCCCACGGTGGCAAGCAGCAGCC of the Rhodococcus oxybenzonivorans genome contains:
- a CDS encoding tripartite tricarboxylate transporter permease, whose protein sequence is MDFSGIITGVETTLTPMNLLFVLLGVLAGMVIGVIPGLGPTATIALLLPLTYSLEPATAVILLAGIYYGSMYGGTITSVLLRLPGEAASVVTTFDGYQMARQGRAGPALGIAAIGSFVGGLVAVVGLVLLAPVLASFALKFGPPEFAVVALLGIVLAAYLASRRFAAALLMAFCGLLLATVGQDSIEGSARFTFGSLELLNGLDFVAVAMGLFGLGELLYTLEHSRQPAGTVARVGHVLPSRAELRQSRGPIARGSLIGFVLGLVPGGGGMVASLASYATEKRRSKNPERFGRGAIEGVAGPETANNAGSQSSFIPLLTLGLPPNPVLALILGALLIQGVTPGPQLMNEHPDIFWGVIASMVVGNVILLVLNLPLVRVFIRILDVRVAILVALAVVVTMLGVFSINNSIFDLWVVLVFGVLGYVMRKLGFEPGPLVLAFVLGVLLEPAIRQTLLISGGDVTVFVTRPISGTMLALAVVFIGVMAVRSVRARRTRHVTDRQPEKATQ
- a CDS encoding CaiB/BaiF CoA transferase family protein, whose amino-acid sequence is MTQTISTTTIPTTQAKQENLPLTGVTVVALEHAVAVPIATRQLADLGARVIKVERIDGGDFARGYDAAVAGEMSSVFLWTGRGKESLALDLKSPEGRQIMLELLASADVFMQNMSPGAVERLGLGADELTHRNPRLIVVSNSGYGTPGPYAGKRAYDALVQAESGAVAVTGTKDLMVKPGFSAADVASGMYMTSAAMMGLFQRERTGSGTVVDVAMIDAMTDFIANHIYYAQHHGSPAERISLGHPSLVPYGEYATQDTPVVIGIQNDREWARFAEHVMGRLELVSDPRYATNVARAGCRDEVDALVADTCRRFTAGELTELLDQNGIACARVNNLAVVAEHPQLVERGRWVETPTPVGPVPTLRQVITERGKEYPVRPVPALGQHSRQLLAELGHDEKQIDDFLRRGIVATADADLFAGASAPAGDR
- a CDS encoding IclR family transcriptional regulator → MADSEGHRAVSRALHALELAAASKDGITLGELAHQMGAAKSSLHPLLKALVFRGYLTYDGSRYRTGPSIGALAAVDSPSIVPIAQPFMDDLVRQFEETVMLGRVVGETLIYLHNVESNQVVRYSPPRVRPPSDHPSSIEKLYLAQRDDEQIDLYIREHIHPSKQEGLRAEIIEARATGVAFNHGDTFPDLSAVASGIVVGKSLAACLAIGGPSRRIESRLDELASATTYAANSIAKLLLR